From Streptomyces sp. TLI_053, a single genomic window includes:
- the fdhD gene encoding formate dehydrogenase accessory sulfurtransferase FdhD, whose protein sequence is MTRATARRRVLRLRGDGRSTRPDALAAEEPLEIRLGGEPLTVTMRTPGQDFDLVAGFLVGEGLVAAGEELAALRYCAGTDADGANTYNVVDATLRDTGRPLPLSAHRNLLTTSACGLCGRDTVDAVRTHVRHPVDADPLSVPPALLYALPDRLRAVQRTFDSTGGLHAAGLFDGRTGELLCAREDVGRHNAVDKVVGWALREGLLPLTGHVLLVSGRASFELTQKAALAGVPLLAAVSAPSSLAVDLAEELGLTLVGFLRGEGANVYTRPDRIA, encoded by the coding sequence ATGACGCGGGCGACGGCACGGCGGCGGGTGCTCCGACTGCGCGGGGACGGGCGCAGCACCCGGCCCGACGCGCTCGCCGCCGAGGAACCGCTGGAGATCCGGCTCGGCGGCGAACCGCTCACCGTCACCATGCGCACCCCCGGCCAGGACTTCGACCTGGTGGCGGGCTTCCTGGTGGGCGAGGGCCTGGTCGCCGCCGGCGAGGAGCTGGCGGCGCTGCGCTACTGCGCCGGCACCGACGCGGACGGCGCCAACACCTACAACGTGGTGGACGCGACGCTGCGCGACACCGGCCGCCCGCTGCCGCTCTCCGCCCACCGCAACCTGCTCACCACCAGCGCCTGCGGACTGTGCGGCCGGGACACCGTGGACGCCGTGCGCACCCACGTCCGGCACCCGGTCGACGCGGACCCGCTGAGCGTCCCGCCCGCGCTGCTCTACGCCCTGCCGGACCGGCTGCGCGCCGTCCAGCGCACCTTCGACTCCACCGGCGGCCTGCACGCGGCCGGCCTGTTCGACGGCCGGACCGGCGAACTCCTGTGCGCCCGGGAGGACGTCGGGCGGCACAACGCGGTGGACAAGGTGGTCGGCTGGGCGCTGCGGGAGGGCCTGCTGCCGCTGACCGGCCACGTGCTCCTGGTCAGCGGCCGGGCCTCGTTCGAACTGACCCAGAAGGCGGCACTGGCCGGGGTGCCGCTGCTGGCCGCGGTCTCGGCGCCGTCCTCGCTGGCCGTGGACCTCGCCGAGGAGCTGGGCCTGACCCTGGTCGGCTTCCTGCGCGGCGAGGGAGCCAACGTCTACACCCGGCCCGACCGGATCGCCTGA
- the hutH gene encoding histidine ammonia-lyase, with protein sequence MHSAAAAHAPLVQVGKADVGAEDVLAVARGNARVEIGPDAIAEMATARARIDALAAEPRPVYGVSTGFGALAVRHISPELRAQLQRSLVRSHAAGMGPVVEREVVRALMFLRMKTLASGRTGVRPLVAQTMAALLNAGITPVVREFGSLGCSGDLAPLSHCALVLMGEGVATGPDGVEKPAAELLAAAGIEPVELLEKEGLALINGTDGMLGMLVMAIADLQRLFTTADITAAMTLEALLGSDKVLAPELHAPIRPHPGQAAAAANMLAVLRGSGLTGHHQDDAPRVQDAYSIRCAPQVAGAGRDTLAHAQLVASRELAASVDNPVVLPDGRVESNGNFHGAPVAYVLDFLAIAAADLGSISERRTDRLLDKARSHGLPAFLADDPGVDSGLMIAQYTQAALVSENKRLAVPASVDSIPSSAMQEDHVSMGWSAARKLRQSVENLGRVLAVELTAAARALEIRRQAGTGAEPAPATAAAMEAARAAGVGGAGRDRFLSPDLEAAAALVASGELVRAVERVTGPLA encoded by the coding sequence ATGCACAGTGCTGCGGCCGCCCACGCGCCGCTCGTCCAGGTCGGCAAGGCCGACGTCGGCGCCGAGGACGTGCTGGCCGTCGCCCGGGGCAACGCCCGGGTCGAGATCGGCCCCGACGCGATCGCCGAGATGGCGACCGCGCGCGCCCGGATCGACGCCCTGGCCGCCGAACCGCGCCCCGTCTACGGCGTCTCGACCGGGTTCGGCGCCCTCGCCGTCCGGCACATCAGCCCCGAGCTGCGCGCCCAGCTGCAGCGCTCGCTGGTGCGCTCGCACGCCGCCGGGATGGGCCCGGTGGTCGAGCGCGAGGTCGTCCGCGCGCTGATGTTCCTGCGCATGAAGACCCTCGCCAGCGGCCGCACCGGCGTCCGCCCGCTGGTCGCGCAGACCATGGCGGCCCTCCTCAACGCCGGCATCACCCCGGTGGTCCGCGAGTTCGGCTCGCTCGGCTGCTCCGGCGACCTCGCGCCGCTGTCGCACTGCGCGCTCGTCCTCATGGGCGAGGGCGTGGCCACCGGCCCGGACGGCGTCGAGAAGCCGGCCGCCGAACTGCTCGCCGCCGCCGGCATCGAGCCGGTCGAGCTGCTGGAGAAGGAGGGCCTCGCCCTCATCAACGGCACCGACGGCATGCTCGGCATGCTGGTCATGGCCATCGCGGACCTGCAGCGGCTGTTCACCACCGCCGACATCACCGCCGCGATGACCCTGGAGGCCCTGCTCGGCAGCGACAAGGTGCTCGCCCCCGAGCTGCACGCCCCGATCCGCCCGCACCCCGGCCAGGCCGCCGCCGCCGCCAACATGCTGGCCGTGCTCCGGGGCTCCGGCCTCACCGGCCACCACCAGGACGACGCGCCGCGGGTCCAGGACGCCTACTCGATCCGCTGCGCCCCGCAGGTCGCCGGCGCCGGCCGCGACACCCTCGCGCACGCCCAGCTGGTCGCCTCCCGGGAGCTGGCCGCCTCGGTCGACAACCCGGTGGTGCTGCCGGACGGCCGGGTCGAGTCCAACGGGAACTTCCACGGCGCCCCGGTCGCCTACGTGCTGGACTTCCTCGCCATCGCCGCCGCCGACCTGGGCTCGATCTCCGAGCGCCGCACCGACCGGCTGCTCGACAAGGCACGCTCGCACGGCCTGCCGGCCTTCCTGGCCGACGACCCGGGCGTGGACTCCGGCCTGATGATCGCCCAGTACACCCAGGCGGCGCTGGTCAGCGAGAACAAGCGGCTCGCGGTGCCGGCCTCGGTCGACTCGATCCCCTCCTCGGCCATGCAGGAGGACCACGTCTCGATGGGCTGGTCCGCCGCGCGCAAGCTGCGCCAGTCCGTGGAGAACCTCGGCCGCGTCCTGGCCGTCGAGCTCACCGCCGCCGCCCGGGCGCTGGAGATCCGCCGGCAGGCCGGCACGGGCGCCGAGCCGGCGCCGGCCACGGCCGCGGCGATGGAGGCCGCCCGTGCCGCCGGGGTCGGCGGCGCCGGTCGCGACCGCTTCCTCTCGCCGGACCTGGAGGCCGCCGCCGCGCTGGTCGCCTCGGGCGAGCTGGTGCGGGCCGTCGAGCGGGTCACCGGCCCGCTGGCCTGA
- the hutU gene encoding urocanate hydratase: protein MVQQASGPREVRAARGTGLTTQGWQQEAALRMLMNNLDPEVAEHPSKLVVYGGTGKAARDWRSFDAMVRTLEGLKQDETMLVQSGRPVGVMQTHEWAPRVLIANSNLVGDWANWEEFRRLESLGLTMYGQMTAGSWIYIGTQGILQGTYETFAAVANKRFDGTLAGTITLTAGLGGMGGAQPLAVTMNGGVAICIDCDPSRISRRIEHRYLDVEAKNLSHALELATAARDKKQPLSIGLLGNAAELFPQLLAMDAPIDIVTDQTSAHDPLSYLPVGVSFDDMATYAAEKPAEFTTRSRESMARHVEAMVGFQDRGAEVFDYGNSIRGEAQLAGYDRAFAFPGFVPAYIRPLFCEGKGPFRWAALSGDPQDIAKTDKAVLDLFPENESLHRWIRMAQEKVHFQGLPARICWLGYGERDKAGERFNDMVASGELSAPIVIGRDHLDCGSVASPYRETEAMLDGSDAIADWPLLNAMVNVASGASWVSIHHGGGVGIGRSIHAGQVTVADGTALAGEKIRRVLTNDPGMGVIRHVDAGYDRADEVAAERGVRVPMNEHGSTGEL from the coding sequence ATGGTGCAGCAGGCGAGTGGGCCGCGAGAGGTGCGGGCGGCGCGGGGGACCGGGCTGACCACGCAGGGGTGGCAGCAGGAGGCCGCCCTGCGGATGCTCATGAACAACCTCGACCCCGAGGTCGCCGAGCACCCCTCCAAGCTGGTCGTCTACGGTGGCACCGGCAAGGCCGCGCGCGACTGGCGCTCCTTCGACGCCATGGTGCGCACCCTCGAGGGCCTGAAGCAGGACGAGACCATGCTGGTCCAGTCCGGCCGGCCGGTCGGCGTCATGCAGACCCACGAGTGGGCGCCGCGGGTGCTGATCGCCAACTCCAACCTGGTCGGCGACTGGGCCAACTGGGAGGAGTTCCGCCGCCTGGAGAGCCTCGGGCTCACCATGTACGGCCAGATGACCGCCGGTTCCTGGATCTACATCGGCACCCAGGGCATCCTCCAGGGCACCTACGAGACCTTCGCCGCCGTCGCCAACAAGCGCTTCGACGGCACCCTCGCGGGCACCATCACCCTCACCGCCGGCCTCGGCGGCATGGGCGGCGCCCAGCCGCTGGCCGTCACCATGAACGGCGGCGTGGCGATCTGCATCGACTGCGACCCGTCCCGGATCTCCCGTCGGATCGAGCACCGCTACCTGGACGTCGAGGCCAAGAACCTCTCCCACGCGCTGGAGCTCGCCACCGCCGCCCGCGACAAGAAGCAGCCGCTCTCCATCGGCCTGCTGGGCAACGCCGCCGAGCTGTTCCCGCAGCTGCTGGCGATGGACGCGCCGATCGACATCGTCACCGACCAGACCAGCGCCCACGACCCGCTGAGCTACCTGCCGGTCGGCGTCTCCTTCGACGACATGGCCACCTACGCGGCCGAGAAGCCCGCCGAGTTCACCACCCGCTCGCGCGAGTCGATGGCCAGGCACGTCGAGGCGATGGTCGGCTTCCAGGACCGCGGCGCCGAGGTCTTCGACTACGGCAACTCGATCCGCGGCGAGGCCCAGCTGGCCGGCTACGACCGCGCCTTCGCCTTCCCCGGCTTCGTCCCCGCGTACATCCGGCCGCTGTTCTGCGAGGGCAAGGGCCCGTTCCGCTGGGCCGCCCTGTCCGGCGACCCGCAGGACATCGCCAAGACCGACAAGGCCGTGCTCGACCTCTTCCCGGAGAACGAGTCGCTGCACCGCTGGATCAGGATGGCCCAGGAGAAGGTGCACTTCCAGGGCCTGCCCGCGCGGATCTGCTGGCTCGGTTACGGCGAGCGCGACAAGGCCGGCGAGCGCTTCAACGACATGGTCGCCTCCGGCGAGCTGTCCGCCCCGATCGTCATCGGCCGCGACCACCTGGACTGCGGCTCCGTCGCCTCCCCCTACCGGGAGACCGAGGCGATGCTGGACGGCTCCGACGCGATCGCCGACTGGCCGCTGCTCAACGCCATGGTCAACGTCGCCTCCGGCGCGTCCTGGGTCTCCATCCACCACGGCGGCGGCGTCGGCATCGGCCGCTCGATCCACGCCGGCCAGGTCACCGTCGCCGACGGCACCGCGCTGGCCGGCGAGAAGATCCGCCGGGTGCTCACCAACGACCCGGGCATGGGCGTCATCCGCCACGTCGACGCCGGTTACGACCGGGCCGACGAGGTCGCCGCCGAGCGCGGTGTGCGCGTCCCGATGAACGAGCACGGCTCGACGGGCGAGCTGTGA
- a CDS encoding MurR/RpiR family transcriptional regulator, whose translation MTATDDAGTVGPSARLLQLFEGHRLTPTQRRIAHSLVRHATEAPFLSSVEVAELAGVSQPSVTRFAVALGYDGYPALRKQLRELGAGEAAAPETPADAVRNEHQQAVLAEIEHLRHLAELLADPEPIARAARLLAASRPLPVLGLRAASAQARGFAYFAAKVHPDIRLLDEGGSMLADRLEQAAAAGASVLLCFALPRYPRELMDALAVARECGLTVVTVADSVFAPVAKLSDLMLPAAVGTGLVFDTACAPMMLGRVLLQTMCDELPGAEARLEAIEQSAAARGLFLE comes from the coding sequence ATGACCGCCACCGACGACGCCGGCACGGTCGGTCCCTCCGCCCGGCTGCTCCAGCTCTTCGAGGGGCACCGGCTCACCCCGACCCAGCGGCGGATCGCGCACTCGCTGGTCCGGCACGCCACCGAGGCGCCGTTCCTCTCCAGCGTCGAGGTCGCCGAACTCGCCGGTGTCAGCCAGCCCTCGGTGACCCGGTTCGCGGTGGCCCTCGGCTACGACGGCTACCCGGCGCTGCGCAAGCAGCTGCGCGAACTCGGCGCCGGCGAGGCAGCCGCGCCCGAGACCCCGGCCGACGCCGTCCGCAACGAGCACCAGCAGGCCGTGCTCGCCGAGATCGAGCACCTGCGGCACCTGGCCGAGCTGCTCGCCGACCCCGAGCCGATCGCCCGCGCCGCCCGGCTGCTGGCCGCCTCCCGCCCGCTGCCGGTGCTCGGCCTGCGGGCCGCCTCCGCGCAGGCGCGCGGCTTCGCCTACTTCGCCGCCAAGGTGCACCCGGACATCCGGCTGCTGGACGAGGGCGGCAGCATGCTCGCCGACCGCCTCGAACAGGCCGCGGCTGCGGGCGCGAGCGTGCTGCTCTGCTTCGCCCTGCCGCGCTACCCGCGCGAGCTGATGGACGCCCTGGCGGTGGCCCGGGAGTGCGGGCTGACCGTCGTCACCGTGGCCGACAGCGTCTTCGCGCCGGTCGCCAAGCTCTCCGACCTGATGCTGCCGGCCGCCGTCGGCACCGGGCTGGTCTTCGACACCGCCTGCGCTCCGATGATGCTGGGCCGGGTGCTGCTGCAGACCATGTGCGACGAGCTGCCGGGCGCCGAGGCGCGGTTGGAGGCCATCGAGCAGTCGGCGGCCGCCCGGGGGCTGTTCCTGGAGTAG
- a CDS encoding Uma2 family endonuclease, which produces MKAAPGRLRDIAEELARTTGLRVQIIGGSLIAAPPPCGKHAGTVGRLRVRLDQRLPAGLAGYQVSSVGTPDDDEDYATPDLVVLPTDWERSDEWLADPRDAALAVEVAARADGASGTTPGADWYAAAGLAALLAVDPRKGTWTYFTHPRDREYRGVLHGRYGEPVPLTAPFTDELPTVDLPLYAPRR; this is translated from the coding sequence ATGAAGGCAGCCCCCGGCAGACTCCGGGACATCGCCGAGGAGCTCGCGCGAACCACCGGCCTCCGTGTGCAGATCATCGGCGGATCCCTGATCGCGGCCCCTCCCCCCTGCGGCAAGCACGCGGGGACCGTCGGCCGGCTGCGGGTCCGGCTCGACCAGCGGCTGCCGGCCGGGCTCGCCGGCTACCAGGTCTCGTCCGTGGGCACACCGGACGACGACGAGGACTACGCGACCCCGGACCTCGTCGTCCTCCCCACCGACTGGGAAAGGAGCGACGAGTGGCTCGCCGACCCCCGGGACGCGGCACTCGCGGTGGAGGTGGCCGCCAGGGCCGACGGGGCGAGCGGCACCACTCCCGGGGCCGACTGGTACGCCGCCGCGGGGCTCGCCGCACTCCTGGCCGTCGACCCCCGCAAGGGCACCTGGACGTACTTCACCCACCCGCGCGACCGGGAGTACCGGGGCGTGCTGCACGGCAGGTACGGCGAGCCGGTGCCGCTCACCGCGCCGTTCACGGACGAACTGCCGACCGTGGACCTGCCGTTGTACGCGCCCCGGCGCTGA
- a CDS encoding SRPBCC family protein, producing MDREWGVEESIGVAATPTEVYRAVSTVRRTGEWSPECRAVWARRGPLRAGDRFVGFNRRGLFVWFTTCRVTTGRPGSEFAFRVDAFGLPIAEWGYRFAPDGEGGTILTEYWRDLRTGRGAPAAELLGKVFSGVAPERRAAHNRAGMRATLRRIRRTLEA from the coding sequence ATGGACCGCGAGTGGGGCGTCGAGGAGAGCATCGGTGTGGCCGCCACGCCGACGGAGGTCTACCGGGCCGTCAGCACCGTCCGGCGGACCGGCGAGTGGAGCCCCGAGTGCCGGGCGGTGTGGGCGCGACGGGGACCGCTGCGGGCCGGGGACCGGTTCGTCGGCTTCAACCGGCGCGGCCTGTTCGTCTGGTTCACCACCTGCCGGGTGACGACGGGCCGCCCCGGCAGCGAGTTCGCGTTCCGGGTGGACGCGTTCGGGCTGCCGATCGCCGAGTGGGGCTACCGGTTCGCGCCGGACGGCGAGGGCGGCACGATCCTCACCGAGTACTGGCGGGACCTGCGGACCGGGCGCGGCGCACCCGCCGCCGAACTGCTCGGCAAGGTCTTCAGCGGTGTCGCCCCGGAGCGGCGGGCCGCGCACAACCGGGCCGGCATGCGGGCGACCCTGCGCCGGATCCGGCGGACCCTGGAGGCCTGA
- a CDS encoding macrolide family glycosyltransferase: MTRSAHVAMVSIPAHGHVNPSLALIAELVARGHRVSYVNAPSFADTVASTGATPVPYDTALPLDGDPAGWPEDPVAVQDVFLDDALAMTPALLKLFAEDRPDLVLYDIGAFAARAVAQAHGVPVVQLSPTMVGWEGIEEDMAPMFEMLRTGPGGPEHYRRFADWLTGNGLAVQDVERDVERFKNRPDRALALIPRALQPQADRVDTDRITFVGQCFGDRSHQGRWQRPAGADKVLLVSLGSAFTDRPAFYRACLEAFGGLPGWHVVLQIGRHTDLAGLGEVPANVEVYRWVPQFDVLAQADAFVTHAGTGGASEGLFHGVPMIAVPQAVDQFANADSLVALGVARRLDTEDATAEALRSALLELTGDPAVAGRLAEERAAARAEGGTARAADLVEAELR, encoded by the coding sequence ATGACCCGCTCCGCCCATGTCGCCATGGTCTCCATCCCGGCCCACGGCCACGTCAACCCGAGTCTCGCCCTGATCGCCGAGCTCGTCGCCCGGGGCCACCGGGTGAGCTACGTCAACGCGCCGTCCTTCGCCGACACGGTCGCGTCCACCGGCGCCACGCCCGTCCCGTACGACACCGCGCTGCCGCTCGACGGCGACCCCGCCGGGTGGCCGGAGGACCCGGTCGCGGTCCAGGACGTCTTCCTCGACGACGCCCTCGCGATGACCCCGGCGCTGCTGAAGCTCTTCGCCGAGGATCGGCCCGACCTCGTGCTGTACGACATCGGCGCCTTCGCCGCCCGGGCGGTGGCGCAGGCGCACGGCGTGCCGGTGGTGCAGCTGTCGCCCACGATGGTCGGCTGGGAGGGCATCGAGGAGGACATGGCCCCGATGTTCGAGATGCTCCGCACCGGGCCCGGCGGCCCCGAGCACTACCGGCGGTTCGCCGACTGGCTGACCGGCAACGGCCTCGCCGTCCAGGACGTCGAGCGGGACGTCGAGCGGTTCAAGAACCGTCCGGACCGCGCGCTCGCGCTGATCCCCCGGGCCCTGCAGCCGCAGGCGGACCGGGTCGACACCGACCGGATCACCTTCGTCGGCCAGTGCTTCGGCGACCGCTCGCACCAGGGCCGCTGGCAGCGGCCCGCCGGGGCGGACAAGGTGCTGCTGGTCTCGCTCGGCTCGGCCTTCACCGACCGGCCGGCCTTCTACCGGGCCTGCCTGGAGGCCTTCGGCGGCCTGCCCGGCTGGCACGTCGTCCTGCAGATCGGCCGCCACACCGACCTGGCCGGGCTGGGCGAGGTGCCGGCCAACGTGGAGGTGTACCGCTGGGTGCCGCAGTTCGACGTGCTGGCGCAGGCGGACGCCTTCGTCACCCACGCCGGCACCGGCGGCGCGAGCGAGGGCCTCTTCCACGGGGTGCCGATGATCGCGGTGCCGCAGGCCGTCGACCAGTTCGCCAACGCGGACTCGCTGGTGGCGCTCGGGGTGGCCCGGCGGCTGGACACCGAGGACGCGACCGCCGAGGCGCTGCGCTCCGCGTTGCTGGAGCTGACCGGGGACCCGGCGGTGGCCGGGCGGCTGGCCGAGGAGCGCGCCGCGGCCCGGGCCGAGGGCGGCACGGCGCGGGCGGCGGACCTGGTCGAGGCGGAGCTGCGGTGA
- a CDS encoding TetR/AcrR family transcriptional regulator produces the protein MTGPQTAPDPSRRSEQSRAAILTAAAELVAELGFGKLTIEKIAARAGVGKQTIYRWWPSKGAVVFDAFLAANENPSGGLALPDTGDLGEDLRTVLRLTALELADPAFDRTGRALTAEVLTDPALLRDYRERLLDPLLTVTRERLRTAREAGQLRADADLDLAVELLYGPLYYRWLHGLGPLDPGYADQVVAAVLGALGPARD, from the coding sequence ATGACCGGACCGCAGACCGCCCCCGACCCGAGCCGCCGCAGCGAACAGAGCCGCGCCGCCATCCTCACCGCCGCCGCCGAACTCGTCGCCGAACTCGGCTTCGGCAAGCTGACCATCGAGAAGATCGCCGCCCGCGCCGGCGTCGGCAAGCAGACCATCTACCGCTGGTGGCCCTCCAAGGGCGCCGTCGTCTTCGACGCCTTCCTCGCCGCCAACGAGAACCCCTCCGGCGGTCTCGCCCTCCCCGACACCGGCGACCTCGGCGAGGACCTGCGGACCGTCCTGCGGCTCACCGCCCTCGAACTCGCCGACCCCGCCTTCGACCGCACCGGCCGCGCCCTCACCGCCGAGGTCCTCACCGACCCCGCCCTGCTGCGCGACTACCGCGAACGCCTGCTCGACCCCCTGCTGACCGTCACCCGCGAACGCCTGCGAACCGCCCGCGAGGCCGGACAGCTGCGCGCCGACGCGGACCTCGACCTCGCCGTCGAACTCCTCTACGGCCCGCTGTACTACCGGTGGCTGCACGGCCTCGGCCCGCTCGACCCCGGCTACGCCGACCAGGTCGTCGCGGCCGTCCTGGGCGCACTCGGCCCCGCCCGGGACTGA
- a CDS encoding adenylate/guanylate cyclase domain-containing protein: MAEDGSNGGGHGADGNGGPAGSDDQTVALDLERLILDAPRRYTPYQAARAADVPMELATRFWRAMGFPDIGQSRALTDGDVIALRRLAGLVESGLLSESMAIQVARSTGQTTARLAGWQMDTFLENLTQSVEPGLTRADVAYPLVELLLPELEQFLVYVWRRQLAAVTGRVVQAAEDNEITSGRLAVGFADLVGFTRLSRRLEEEELGELVETFENTCSDLIVGRGGRVIKTLGDEILFVSEDPVIAAGIALSLIEALAEDDTIPALRVGMAFGTVTSRMGDVFGTTVNLASRLTSIAPKDAVLIDGEFAAALEQYGSVAPAGEDGSGLADALSVAAGLPPTGHHGPLPEAGHRFNLQPMWRRPVRGLGLVEPWLLSRRPHGE; the protein is encoded by the coding sequence GTGGCAGAGGACGGCAGCAACGGCGGCGGCCACGGCGCCGACGGCAACGGCGGCCCGGCGGGCTCCGACGACCAGACCGTCGCCCTCGACCTCGAACGCCTGATCCTGGACGCGCCACGCCGCTACACCCCGTACCAGGCCGCGCGGGCCGCCGACGTCCCGATGGAACTGGCCACCCGCTTCTGGCGGGCGATGGGCTTCCCGGACATCGGCCAGTCGCGGGCGCTGACCGACGGCGACGTGATCGCGTTGCGCCGGCTGGCGGGCCTGGTCGAGTCGGGTCTGCTGAGCGAGTCGATGGCGATCCAGGTGGCCCGTTCCACCGGGCAGACCACGGCCCGGCTCGCGGGCTGGCAGATGGACACCTTCCTGGAGAACCTCACCCAGTCCGTCGAGCCCGGTCTCACCCGGGCCGATGTCGCCTACCCGCTGGTCGAGCTGCTGCTGCCGGAGCTGGAGCAGTTCCTGGTGTACGTCTGGCGGCGGCAGCTGGCCGCCGTCACCGGCCGGGTGGTGCAGGCGGCCGAGGACAACGAGATCACCAGTGGCCGGCTCGCGGTGGGCTTCGCCGACCTGGTCGGCTTCACCCGGCTGTCCCGGCGGCTGGAGGAGGAGGAGCTCGGCGAGCTGGTCGAGACCTTCGAGAACACCTGCTCGGACCTGATCGTCGGCCGGGGCGGCCGCGTGATCAAGACGCTCGGCGACGAGATCCTCTTCGTCTCCGAGGACCCGGTGATCGCGGCCGGGATCGCGCTCAGCCTGATCGAGGCGCTGGCCGAGGACGACACCATCCCCGCGCTGCGGGTCGGCATGGCCTTCGGCACGGTCACCTCGCGGATGGGCGACGTGTTCGGCACCACGGTGAACCTGGCCAGCCGGCTCACCTCGATCGCGCCCAAGGACGCGGTGCTGATCGACGGCGAGTTCGCGGCCGCGCTGGAGCAGTACGGCAGTGTCGCGCCGGCCGGGGAGGACGGGTCCGGGCTGGCCGACGCCCTGTCGGTGGCCGCGGGGCTGCCGCCGACCGGTCACCACGGGCCGCTGCCGGAGGCCGGGCACCGGTTCAATCTGCAGCCGATGTGGCGCCGCCCGGTGCGGGGGCTCGGGCTGGTCGAGCCGTGGCTGCTCTCCCGGCGGCCGCACGGGGAGTAG
- a CDS encoding biotin--[acetyl-CoA-carboxylase] ligase, with the protein MTSDTPRRSGLRGLGHAGPSPWTDLDRPPLDAATLRRDLVRPGGLWTSLDVVEETGSTNTDLAARARAGAPQGAVLIAESQNSGRGRLERQWSAPARSGLFLSLLLRPDEVPVERYGWLPILVGVAAASTLGRVAEVEVGLKWPNDLQVEVDGAERKIGGILTELGGGAVVAGLGLNVSLRAAELPVPTAASLALAGAAVTDRPTLLRALLREFAELYGEWTAAGGDPHTSGLLRAYAQRCTTLGRPVKVLLPGDRELVGEAVAVDGAGQLVVRTPDGGRRAVGAGDVVHVRPEPRDGR; encoded by the coding sequence ATGACCTCCGACACCCCCCGCCGCAGTGGACTGCGCGGCCTCGGCCACGCCGGGCCGTCGCCGTGGACCGATCTGGACCGCCCGCCGCTGGACGCCGCCACGCTCCGCCGGGACCTGGTGCGCCCCGGCGGGCTCTGGACCTCGCTGGACGTCGTCGAGGAGACCGGCTCCACCAATACCGACCTCGCCGCCCGGGCCCGCGCGGGCGCCCCGCAGGGCGCGGTGCTGATCGCCGAGTCGCAGAACTCCGGCCGCGGCCGGCTGGAACGGCAGTGGAGCGCGCCCGCCCGTTCCGGTCTCTTCCTCTCCCTCCTGCTTCGCCCGGACGAGGTACCCGTCGAACGGTACGGCTGGTTGCCGATCCTGGTCGGCGTCGCCGCCGCGAGCACCCTGGGCCGGGTCGCGGAGGTCGAGGTCGGCCTGAAGTGGCCCAACGACCTCCAGGTGGAGGTCGACGGCGCGGAGCGCAAGATCGGCGGCATCCTGACCGAACTGGGCGGCGGGGCGGTGGTCGCCGGTCTGGGCCTCAACGTGTCGTTGCGGGCCGCCGAACTGCCCGTGCCCACCGCCGCCTCGCTCGCCCTGGCCGGTGCCGCCGTCACCGACCGGCCCACCCTGCTGCGCGCGCTGCTGCGCGAGTTCGCCGAGCTGTACGGGGAGTGGACGGCCGCCGGGGGCGACCCGCACACCAGCGGCCTGCTGCGCGCGTACGCGCAGCGCTGCACCACGCTGGGCCGGCCGGTGAAGGTGCTGCTGCCCGGTGACCGGGAACTGGTCGGCGAGGCGGTCGCGGTGGACGGCGCCGGGCAGCTGGTGGTCCGCACCCCGGACGGTGGCCGACGGGCGGTCGGCGCGGGGGACGTCGTCCATGTGCGCCCGGAGCCGCGCGACGGGCGCTAG